The Burkholderia cepacia genomic interval GACGACCTGTCGTCGCTGAACGCCGATCAAATTCACGAACTGGCAGCGGTCGTTCGGGAAGATTGTGGTGATGGCCTTGTGCAAACCACTTTTACCGAATGTCTGCTGCTACTTCTCGAAGATGTTTCGGGATTCGAGGCGGGCGAGATTCCGGCTTCTCTGATCGACGCAGCATGGGTTGCCTACAATCAAAGCGCGTCGCCGTCAAAGTAGTCCGAGTCGATCTTCTTGATCTGATAGCTGCTCGCGGTTGAAACCCCGACATCATGATCGTCTTCGCCTGAGCGAGGCTATAGATTCGACGACACTTATCGTCGTCGTCCGGACGCCTTCCCGGTTCGCGGCCTCTGTCATCGCGGCCCTTGCACGTTGCAAGGGCCCATTCACATAAAAACAGGACGATGCCTGCAAGCAGTATCCACGCAGCGGAATTCCCGCCATCGATGTCAATCTTGGCTCCCCTCCGCGTTGCCATCCCCAAACGGAAACCCCCCATGAAAAGCTGGACGATCGGCGTGCTGCTCGGCATGGCGACCATTCTGGTCCACGCGGCCGCGATGGTTTCTCTGGCGGTCGCCGCCCGTCGGGTCCGCCATGTGCTCGACGTGCGGCGCGACGACATCCACGCGCACTTGCGCAAGGTGACCGCCATCATCGCGTTGATCTGCATCGCCCTCGGCCTGCAGCATGCGCTGGAGGCGGCTGCATGGGCCGCGACGTTCGTGTGGCTCGACGCAATCGGTTCGTTCGGCGATGCGCTGTTCTACTCGATCGATACGATGGCGACGCGAGGCGCGTCGGGTCTCGCACTGATCGGCAACTGGCGGATGCTGGGCGCGATCGAGTCGTCGTGCGGCGTGCTGCTGTTCGGCATGTCCACCGCGTTCATCTTCGCCGTCATCCAGGCCGATTTCGGGGCGATCACGGAGGTGCTGCATCGCGGCCGTCGCCGCGGTTAGCGATTGCATTCGGTGTCTCGTGCAACAACCTGCAACACAACGGGAACAGGACCATGCGCATCACCGACATCCGCGAACGCACGATTCCCGTTTCCCGTTACGCCGACCCGGCCATTCCATCCGGCGGCCTGACGACGAGTGTCGTGGCCGTGGTCACCGACGTGTCGCGCAACGGCAAGCCGGTCGCCGGCTACGGCTACGCATCGGTCGGCCGCTTCGCGCAGGGCGGCCTGATCCGCGAACGGTTCGCGCCGCGCCTGCTGGCCGCCGCCGACGCGCTCGCCGACGAAGCCGGCACGAACCTCGACCCGCTCCGCGCGTGGCGCGCGATGATGGCCGGCGAAAAACCCGGCGGACACGGCGAACGATGCGTGGCGATCGGCACGCTCGACATGGCGATCTGGGACGCCGCCGCGAAGATCGCCGACCTGCCGTTGTATCGCTTCCTCGCCGACAGACTCGGACGAAAAGTCGCCGTTTCACCGCACGTGCGCGTATACGCGGGCGGCGGCTACCGCTATCCGCATGACGATCTCGCGCGTCTGTCGGATGAAATGCGCCGCATTGCCGATCTCGGCTACACGCACGCGAAGATCAAGATCGGCGGCGTCGATCCCGATCGGGACCGCGCGCGCATCGAAGCAGCCGCGGCGCAGTTGCCGAGCAGCCGGCATCTCGCGGTCGACGCGATGAACACGTACGACGCGCGGACCAGCCGCGCCGCCGTCGCGATGCTCGCGCCGCTCGATCTATGGTGGTTCGAGGACATCTGCGATCCGCTCGACCTGCCGCTCCAGGCGGACGTCGCCACGCGCTACGCCCCGCCGATCGCGGCCGGCGAAGCGCTGTTCTCGCTCGCGGAGGCGAAGCTGCTCGATCTGCATGGCGGCTTGCGCAAGGACCGCGACGTGCTCGTGTTCGACCCGGTGCATTGCTACGGGCTGCCGGGTTACCTGCAGATCGTCGACCATTTCACCACGCGTGGATGGCCTCACGACGCATTCTGGCCGCATGGCGGCCATCTGTTCTGGCTGCATGTCGTCGCGGCGCTGGGCTTGGGCGGCGCGGAAATCAACCCGTTCGCGTTTCGACCGTTTCGCGGACTGGCTGACGGCGCGATGGTCGCAGCCGGCCAGGCGTCCGTGCCGCAGGCGCCCGGTATCGGATTCGAGTTGCATCGCGAAACGTGGGCAGCATTCCGGACCGCATTCGGCTGCTGATCGAAGCGGTATGGGCGGGGCGAGCGGATGCGAGCCGTGTCGGCCTCAATGACCTGCCAGCCGATCAGCGTCGCGAGCAGTGAGCCGGGGCCGGACACCATCCGGGCGATCGCGAAATCGTTGACGAACGGTGGGGTGGTCATCCAGTGATGGACGTCGGCGGCCTGACGCTGGAGATCGGCGATGATCGCCTGCCCGCCGCCGATCGTCGCGATCGACAGTGGCGCGAACACGCCGCTACGCGCGCACGACCGTCACGCCCGCCGCTTCGATCGGCTTCGTCAGCGCGGCGTCGGTCGCGTCCTCGACGACGATCGTCTGCGCCAGCGTGAGCTCGCCGATCACGAACTGCGACGCCGCGTTGAGCTTGGACGACGACGCGAGCACGACGGTCTCGGCCGCGCGTTCGGCCAGTGCGCGCTTGATCGCCGCTTCCTCGAAATCGCCGGTGCTGAGCCCCGCAACCGGGTGCACGCCCGTCACGCCCATGAAATACAGGTCCGCATGCACGCGTGCGATCGCCTCCATCGCCGCCGCGCCGACCGTCACAATCGAATGCTTGAACAACTGGCCGCCGATCAGGATGACGTCGATCGACGGATGCGCGGCGAGCGCCACCGCGACACTCGGGCTGTGCGTGACGATCGTCGCGCGCAGGTCGGCAGGCAACTGGCTGACGAGCAGCGCCGAGGTGGTGCCGCCGTCGACGATCGCCACCTGCCCGGGCGCGATCATCTCCGCGGCGCGGCGCGCGATGCGCCGCTTCGCGGCCGATTCGAGATCCTGGCGCTGCGCGAACGGCGCGGTCGCGGGCGACGCCGGCAGCGCGCCGCCATGCACGCGCTGCAGCAGGCCCTCGGCCGCGAGCTCGCGCAGGTCGCGGCGGACGGTGTCTTCGGATACGCCGAATTGCGCGCTCAGCTCGACCGCCAGCACCTGGCCGTCGCGCGCGAGTGCGTCGAGGATCGCTTTCTTGCGTTGTGTCGTCAGCATCGTGTTTGCACGAATTTTCTTGAAATTGCACGAAACTGCACGTTACCATCAGCGCCGTCATCTGTCGAATGGAGGCTGTCATGGCTGCAACGCGGGACCGAGTCCGCATCGTCGATACGACGGTGCTGTCCGATGACTGGTATGTGTTGAAGAAGGTGACGTTCGATTTCCTGCGCCGCGACGGAACGTGGCAGCGCCTGAGCCGCGAGACCTACGATCGCGGCAACGGCGCGACCATCCTGCTGCGCAACGCCGATACCGGCGACGTGCTGCTGACGCGGCAGTTCCGGATGCCGGCGTTCGTCGGCGGGCACGACGGCATGCTGCTCGAGGCCGCCGCCGGCCTGCTCGACGACGCGACGCCCGAAGCGCGCATCCGCGCGGAGGCCGAGGAGGAGACCGGTTACCGCGTGCGCGGCGTGCGCAAGGTGTTCGAGGCGTTCATGAGCCCGGGCTCGGTGACGGAGAAGTTGCATTTCTTCGTCGGCGAATACGATGCGTCGCTGCGCACCGGCGACGGCGGCGGCGTCGCGGAAGAGGGCGAGGATCTCGAGGTCGTCGAGATGCCGCTGCGGGCGGCGCTGGATGCGGTCGAGCGCGGCGAGATCGTCGATGCGAAGACGATCATGCTGCTCCAGTACGCGGCGTTGCAGGACGCGGCGGGAGGGAGCGCATGACGCCGCAACTCATCCTGGTCGCCGGCCCCTACCGCAGCGGCACGGATGGCGACCCCGCGCGCATCGCCGCGAACCTCGCGCGGCTCGAGCAGGCGGCGCTCGCCGTGTATCGCCGCGGGCATGTGCCGATGATCGGCGAGTGGGTGTCGCTGCCGCTCGCCACGATGGCCGGGTCGAAGCAGGTCGGCGATGCGATCAGCGAGGCGTTCCTGTATCCGGCAGCGCACCGGTTGCTGCGCCGCTGCGACGCGGTATGGCGGATCGACGGCGAATCGCGCGGCGCGGATGCCGACGTGGCGCTCGCGCGCCGTCTCGGCAAGCCGGTCTATCGCTCGCTCGACGACGTGCCGGCCGCGACGCCCGAAGCACGCGGCGACGGCGGCCCGTGACGCCACGGCGCAGGAGTCGCCACGCGCGGCGCGTCGGCGTATGATCGCGACGGCGAAAACCCTGCCGCCCCCCGCACCCGACCACCGAACCCTCATGCCGTCCCTCGATTCCGCCTGCGCCGGCGAACCGCCGCTGCCTGATTCCCTGATCGCCGCCGCCGTCGCCGCGCTGTCCCGTGCCGATGCGCTGCTCGTGACGGCCGGCGCCGGAATCGGCGTCGATTCCGGGCTGCCCGATTTTCGCGGCACGGACGGGTTCTGGCGCGCGTATCCGGCGCTGCGCCACGAGCGCTTCGAATTCCACGAGATCGCGTCGCCGCACGCGTTCCGCGCGCGTGCGCCGCTCGCATGGGGCTTCTACGGGCACCGCCTCGCGCTCTACCGTGCGACGGTGCCGCATGCGGGCTTCGCGATCCTGCGCCGCTGGATCGACGCGATGCCGAACGGCGGCTTCGTGCTGACGAGCAACGTCGACGGCCAGTTCCAGAAAGCCGGCTTCGATCCGGCTCGGATCGTCGAGATTCACGGCTCGATCCACGCTATGCAGTGCCTGCGTTCGTGCACGGACGACACGTGGGAGGCGGCGCCGTTCGTGCCGGACGTCGACGAAACCACCTGCCGCCTCGTCGGCGAAATGCCGCGCTGCCCGCGCTGCGGCGGCCTCGCGCGGCCGAACATCCTGATGTTCGGCGACACCGGCTGGCTCGGTGCGCGCTACGACGCGCAGGAGCGCGCGCTGGAAGCCTGGCTGGCCGGGGCCGGGCGCGTGGCCGTCGTCGAAGTCGGCGCGGGCACCGCGATCCCGACCGTGCGCCTGCTGAGCGAACGGCTCGGCGCCGACGTGATCCGCATCAACGCGCGTGAAGCGCATGCGCGCCGTGCGGACGTGATCGGCCTGAAGGGCGGCGCGCTGGCGACCCTGACCGCGCTCGAGCGCGCGTGGCACGGCGGCTGACCTGCACCACCCGCCGCCGGCTGCGCGCCTATGGCCGGGCGACGAGCGCCTGCACGAGCGACGGCGCGAGCGGCGAACCGAGGCCGGTCACGTAGTCGTAGCCGCCTGCGGCGGTGCAGATCGCGCCGCAACTGCCGTTGGTGCCGGTCGTCACGTCGTGATAATTGCTGCCGTAAGCGGCCTTCCCGGCCGCATACAGCGCGTCGTACGTGCCGCTCAGCCGTGCCTTGCCGGCCGCCGCGCGCAGCGAATTCGCAATCGCGACGAGCGCCGACCATTGCGGCGCGCCCGCGCTCGTGCCGCCGACCTGGAACCAGCCCGCTTGCCGCTGATAGGTGACCGAGTCGTAGACCGCGAACCCGCTGGACGGATTCGCGTCGTAGCTGACGTCCGGCACCCCCCGCTTGCCCGCGACCGGAATCGGCCACGCGGACTGTCCTGCGGGCTCGGCTTCGCCGCTGCTCACGCCGCCGCCGCTGCCGCTCCAGGCCGTCTCGCCGACGTAGTTGCCGTACGGATCGGTGGACAGCGTCGTGCCGCCGACCGCGACCACGTACGGCGACGCCGCCGGGTATTCGGTGCCGGTGCCGCTGTCGCCGGACGACGCGACGAAGGTGACGCCCGGTGCGCCGAAGTGGCCGTCGAAGCCGGATTCGCCGCTGAATTCGTTGCCGCCGAAGCTCATCGACACGACCGACGCGCCGCGTTGCACCGCGACGTCGACCGCGGCCATCAGGTCGTTGAAGCTGGCCGACGCGGCTTCGACGAGCACGATCTTCGCCTTCGGCGCGATCGCGTGCACCCATTCGACGTCGAGCGCCATTTCGAGCGACCAGCCGGCGTCGCCGCGGGGCTTGCTGCCGCTCGCGTACACCTTCGTGAAACAGCCGTTGGCCGTGGTGCACGGCGGCAGCGAGAACGCGTTGCTGAACACGCCGAGATCGGATTCGATCCGCGGGTCGTCGTACGCGTCGACGATCGCGACGACCATGCCGTCGCCCTGGTTGGCGATCGCGTCGAAGCCGTACGCGTGGCGCGCGAGCGCAGGCGTGAGCCCGGCGACCGTGGCCGTGCTCGCGCGCGGCTTCGTGTGGAACGGCGGACGCGCAAACCCCTTCGGCGCGCGGTTGCCTTCGACGTAGGACGGCGGGCCGCCGCTATCGGCGAACGCGACGCTCGACGCGAGCAGCGACGCGCACAGCGCCGGAATCAACATGGACGACAGGCGGATATTGTTCATTTTCGAGTCTCCATGTCGAATGGAGTGGATGGGCGAATGAAGTCTAATAAATCGGCGGATTCAATTGCATGAAATATCGGCGAAATTCGGGAATGTCTGATAAGGGAAAATACGTGGATCGGCGATGGCAAAGGCTCGTGCGGGGCTGAAGCGAGAATTGTTCAATCGGGCTCGCGGTATTTGACGATCGGTCGTTAATCGATTTTTTAGAATGTATTTGTAATATCCAGCGTAATGCGCGGGAAAAGATGAATATCCGTCCGCGCGCACCCGCGGCATCATTCGGCAAACGCCGATCCGGCCCGTCCGCATTGCCGGCGCGGCGCGAATCCGCATACAGTTCAGCGTGTCCTGCACGCGTCGCGCATCGGGCGTGGCGCCGCATCGTCAGCGAGGCATTTCCTTGTTCTATTCGATCGTCGCGATCTTCGTCGGCGCCGGGCTCGGCGCATTGCTGCGCTGGTTCCTGAGCCTCGCGCTCAACGAGTTCTTTCCCGCCGTGCCGCTGGGCACGCTCGCCGCGAACCTGATCGGCGGCTACGTGATCGGCATCGCCGCCGTCGTGTTCACGACCCGCGTCGGGTTGCCGCCCGAGTGGCGGCTGTTCGTGATCACGGGCTTTCTCGGCGGCCTCACGACGTTCTCGACCTATTCGGTCGAAGTGATGACGCATGCGTTGCAGGGCGAATTCGGATGGGCGTTTGCGGTGGCTGCCCTACACTTGACTGGATCGTTCGCGCTGACGGCGCTCGGCATGTGGACCGCGCGTGCGTGGCTGGCCGCCGCGTAAGCGCGGCCGGCATCGGAGACGGCGATGGACAGGATCTTCTTGCGCTTCTACGTGCACGAGCAGCACCGGCTGCACTGGAAGCCGCTGTGGGAATGGCTGCTGGAGGAGGCGAAGCGGATGGGCGTCGCGGGCGGTTCCGCGTTTCGCGCGATGGCCGGCTTCGGCCAGCATCGCGTGCTCCACGAGGACCGCTTCTTCGAACTGCAGGGGGCGCTCGCGATCGAGGTCGAGTTCATCGTCACCGAGGACGAGGCGCAGCGCTTGCTCGCGAGGCTGTCGCAGGAAAAGGTGCGCGTGTGCTACGCGATGATACCGGCGCAATTCGGCGTGATCGACACGCTCGGCGCACCGCCGGCGCAGGGGCGGGAAGGCGCGTCTTAGATGCTGAACAGCATGAGCGCCGCGGCGGCGCGTGACACGATCATCAGCAGCACCTGCACGATCACGAACAGCAGGATCGGCGACAGGTCGATGCCGCCGAGATTCGGGATCACGCGGCGCAGCGGGTTCAGGAACGGCGCGGTGAGCTGGTAGAGGATCGGCATGGCCGGCGAGCGCGGGTTGAGCCACGACAGCAGCGCCATCAGGATCGTCATCCAGATCACGAGATTGAGCGCCCACTTCACGACGGTGAGCAGCGCGACCACGACGAGCGTCGGAATCAGCCCGAGCGGGTCGAAGCCGGCCATCACGACCATCAGCACGACGTAGACGAGCGCGGTGAGGAGGGCGGCGACGACGCTGGCCCAGTCGATGCCGCGCACGCCCGCGATGACGCGGCGCAGCGGCAGCACGAGCCAGTTGGTCGCCTGCAGCACGGCCTGCGTGACGGGGTTGTACGGCGGCACGCGGACGGCCTGCATCCAGACGCGCAGGATCAGCGCGGCGCCGAACAGCGTGAAGATGGTATTGAGCAGAAAACGGGCGATCTCGCCGAACATCGTTGGCATCCTTTTTATACGGTCAGTAGCGTGCGGCCGCCAACGCCGGATGGCGGCGCATCGGCCGACACCTTATCACGCCTCGTCTCGCGACGGGGAGGGGCGCGCGGCCGTGCGTGCGAGCGACGTTTCGACGGCTTCGGCGAGCGCCGGCAGCGACGCCGGCGGCGTCGCGCACTGCGCCGCGAGCGCGACTGCGCGGCGCGTCAGCAACGCGTACAGCGTCGCATGATCGCCGCCGAGCGTTTCAAGCAGTGCCAACTGGCGTTCGACGATGCCCGTATCGCCGCGCGACACGGGGCCGGAGAGCGCGTTCGCGAGCCCCTTGTCGCGCGCGGTCTCGATCGTGCCGGCCAGCATCGGCAGCAGCGCACGCAACGCGGCTTCCTCGTCGAAGCCGAGGCCGCGCCACAGCTCGACCGCTTCCGCCAGCCCGCACAGCGCGAAGCTCGCCGCGTAGTGCGCGGCCGCGTGATAAAGCATCCGGCCGCCGGCCGGAATCGACAGCGGATGGCAGCCGAGTGCGGCGGCAAGTCGCATCAGCGTCGCATGCAGCGCGCCGTCGGCTTCGATCGTGACCGAGCAGCCGTCGATGCGGGCGAGGTCGGCGTCGGTGCCGCCGAACAGGTAGAGCGGATGGAAGCCGCCCGTCGCTGCGCCTTGCCGTTTGGCCGGGTCCAGCAGGCCGACGGCCGACGCGCCGCTGCAGTGAACGACGGCCTGCCGCGCGGCGCGCGATGCGTCGAAGCGCAGCGCCGCGGCGGCGGATGCGAGGTGGTCGTCGGGTACCGTCAGGAAGATCAGGTCGGCGGCGTCGGCGACCTGCTGCGGCGTGTCGACCGCCTGGCAGCCGTCGATGCGCGCGGCGAGGGCCGCGGCCGATGCGGGCGTGCGGCTCGCGATCGCGACGACCGGAAAGCCGGCCTGCGCGAAGCGTTGCGCGACACAGCGTGCGAGACGGCCGGCGCCGATGAAGCCGAGGCGGGGGGTGTCGGGGAGAGGCATGGCGGTCGACGACGCGAAAAAACGGGAAACCGCCAGTATCGCAGGAATGGCGACGCGCTCGCGCCCGCCGCGTTTCAGCGCCACGCCGCGATCCGGCCCCGAGCGACGGCTTCGCGAGCTGTCGGATTCTTGTCTCAAATTTGTAATCGTTCATTACGACGCTTCGCGCGCGGCGTGCAAGGCGATCGGTAAGACTGACCTGACGAAACCGCCTCCGCTGTCCGGTCTGACGGATTGCGGCGATCCGCGGCGGCCTGCGGCGGGCCGTCGCGCCGCGCGGCGCGGGGCTCGCGCGCGGGCGCGATTGCAATTTGCAACAAATGGCCGATACGTGAGGGGCGGGTTTTCGCTACATTGCTTCCATGCGACGTGCATGCCCGCCGTTGCCGACAGGGGCGCATAAAATACCGCTCCAGCAGGAGAATCGAAGTGAAAAAGCTCATTCCGTTCATCGCCGCCGCCGCGCTGGGCCTGGGTGCCGCAAGCGCTGCACAGGCTCACGTGTCGATCGGGGTCGGCATCGGTATCCCGGTCGCACCCGCGTATCCCGTCTATGCACCGCCGCCGCCCGTGTACTACGCGCCGCCGCCCCCGCCCGTCTATTACGCACCGGCGCCGGCCTACTACGCTCCGCCGCCCGCCGTGGTCGTCGGCGGCTATGGCGGCTACTACGGTCGCCCGTACTGGCGTCATCACGGCTACTACGGCCACGGCTACTGGCGTCGCTGATTGATTCCCGCGCGGCTCGACCGCGCGTGGTGAACGGCGCAGCGTCTCGTGACAGGACGCTGCGCCGTTTTTTGCTGGCGCGGCGCGCTGGGTCAGACCGCGTGGGCGATCAGGTCGCGGTAGCCGCCGACGATCACGCTATACGAGAAATACGCGAACAGCAGCGCCGACGCGATGTGACAGGCGCGCATCAGCCCTGCGCCCGCGCGCTTGCGGCCCTGGCTCGCGAGCGTGCACATGAAGAGCGTCCATGCGAGGCCGCCGAGGAAAAAGCCCGACAGGAACACCGACGCGGTGGCCGGCGTGGTCGCGCCGGCTTTCGCGATCAGCGCGCCGCCGACCGCCGCGAACCACAGGATCGCGCTCGGCGACGACATCGCAAGCAGCATGCCGCGCAGGAAACTGCGTCGCGCGCTTGCGCGGGGCGGCGAGGCGTCGTCAGCGCCATCGTCGCCCGCCGCCTTGGCCGGCGCCAGCGCTTCCCGTGCCATCTTCCACGTGAGGAACAGCAGCACCGCGCCGCCGCCGATCCACACGATCCAGCGCACCGGCTCGAACTGCAGCAGCACGGCCATCCCGGCGAGCGCGAGCGCCGCATAGACGAGATCGCCGACGCACGATCCGATGCCGAGCCAGAAGCCCGGCCGGAAGCCGTGCGACAGCGTCAGCGACAGCATCGCGACGTTCACGAGGCCGATGTCGAGACAGAGCGACAGCGACAGAAAGAAGCCGTCGGACAACATGGAGGCGGGCGGAAAGGTCATCGTTGTTCTTCTGGCGGTTTCGGGAGTCGGGCGGCGCGCGGCCTCACAGGCCGAGGTCGCGCCAGAGCCGGTCGACGCGCGCCTTCACGGCGGCATCCATCTCGATCGGGCGGCCCCATTCGCGGCTGGTCTCGCCCGGCCACTTGTTGGTCGCGTCGAGCCCCATCTTCGAGCCGAGGCCGGCCACCGGCGATGCGAAGTCGAGATAGTCGATCGGCGTGCTGTCGACCATCACGGTGTCGCGCACGGGGTCGACGCGCGTCGTGATCGCCCAGATCACCTCCTTCCAGTCGCGGATGTTCACGTCCTCGTCGACGACCACGATGAACTTCGTATACATGAACTGCCGCAGGAAGCTCCACACGCCGAACATCACGCGCTTCGCGTGGCCGGCGTAGCTCTTCTTCATCTGGACGATGGCCATCCGGTAGCTGCAGCCTTCGGGCGGCAGGTAGAAGTCGGTGATCTCCGTGAACTGCTTCTGCAGCAGCGGCACGAACACCTCGTTGAGCGCGACGCCGAGCACCGCGGGCTCGTCGGGCGGCTTGCCCGTGTAGGTCGAGTGGTAGATCGCGTCGCGGCGCATCGTGATGCGCTCGACGGTGAACACGGGGAACCACTCCTGCTCGTTGTAGTAGCCGGTGTGGTCGCCGTACGGGCCCTCGAGCGCGTGCTCGTATGCGGCCGACGCGTTGCCGGCTGGCCGTGGCGGCGCGCCGGCCGGAGCGGGGGCGGGGGCGCCCTCCTGCGGATGAATGAAGCCTTCGAGCACGATCTCCGCGCGCGCGGGCACCTGCAGCGTGTCGACGCCAGGCGTCAGGCACTTCGCGAGCTCCGTGCGGCTGCCGCGCAGCAGGCCGGCGAACTGGTACTCGGACAGCGAATCGGGCACGGGCGTCACCGCGCCGAGCGTCGTGGCCGGATCGGCGCCGAGCACGACCGCGACCGGATACGGCTTGCCGGGGTTGCGCAGCGCGAATTCGCGGAAATCGAGCGCGCCGCCGCGATGTGCGAGCCAGCGCATGATCAGCTTGTTGCGGCCGATCAACTGCTGGCGGTAGATCCCGAGATTCTGCCGCGGCTTGTTCGGCCCGCGCGTGACCGTCAGGCCCCACGTGACGAGCGGCCCCGCGTCGCCGGGCCAGCAGGTCTGGATCGGCAGCCTGTTCAGGTCGACGTCGGCGCCCTCCCAGACGATCTCCTGGCATGGCGGCGACGACACCGACTTCGGCGCCATGTCCCACACGGCCTTCGCGAGCGACAGCAGCTTGCCGGCATCCTTCAGGCTCTTCGGCGGATCGGGTTCCTTCAGCGCGGACAGCAGGCGCCCGAGATCGCGCAGCGAATCGAGCGCGGCGTCGTCGCCCGCGTCGACGCCCATGCCGAGCGCGACGCGGCGCGGCGTGCCGAACAGGTTGCCGAGCACCGGGAAATCGTAGCCGGTCGGTGCGTTGAACAGCAGCGCAGGGCCACCGGCGCGCAGTACGCGGTCGCACAGCTCGGTCATTTCCAGCACGGGCGACACGGGCTGCGTGACGCGCCGCAGTTCGCCGAGCGCCTCGAGGCGCTGGATGAAATCGCGTAAGTCTTTGTATTTCATGAAGATGGTCCGGGCCACCCGCGTGGCGGGCAGCGATGGGCGGGCGCAGCGGCCGGCTGCGACCCCGAATCGACCGACGATTTTACCCGGCCGGTCGCGCGACTGCCCGGCCGAGAAAAAAGTCGACCGCGCGCAAACCCCCTACGGCACGGGGCTTGCGCTTCTGAAGGGGGCTTTATAATTACTTTTTGTTATAGTTTTAAGGTTTTATAGTGTTGACGATCTATAAAACCCTGCTAGAATCCGCTCACATTGGCTGCAGGGTAAAAGGCTTCGAGCCGCCAATCACCGATCTTTGACGCAGCGCGTCACCGTCCGCCGACACCTGCACGGCGTATCCGACGGCCTTAGTCGTAGTCTCAGCCAGCGCCACCAGACGCTGGTTTTTTGCGTGGGTGCCACCGCGTATGCCCGCCTTCATATGGATATGAAGGCGTCGGCCCTGTCTTGCCGTGGCCTCGAACGGTACTTATACCGTTTCCCCGATGTCTGCACGTCCCGACCAAGGCGTGCGGCGTCGTGATTCCGCGGCGCGTTACCTGTCTCGCCATCGAGCTGAGCGAGCCGCACGAGTCATGTTCATGGGAGATGATCTGAATG includes:
- a CDS encoding NUDIX domain-containing protein; protein product: MAATRDRVRIVDTTVLSDDWYVLKKVTFDFLRRDGTWQRLSRETYDRGNGATILLRNADTGDVLLTRQFRMPAFVGGHDGMLLEAAAGLLDDATPEARIRAEAEEETGYRVRGVRKVFEAFMSPGSVTEKLHFFVGEYDASLRTGDGGGVAEEGEDLEVVEMPLRAALDAVERGEIVDAKTIMLLQYAALQDAAGGSA
- a CDS encoding DUF4406 domain-containing protein — its product is MTPQLILVAGPYRSGTDGDPARIAANLARLEQAALAVYRRGHVPMIGEWVSLPLATMAGSKQVGDAISEAFLYPAAHRLLRRCDAVWRIDGESRGADADVALARRLGKPVYRSLDDVPAATPEARGDGGP
- a CDS encoding SIR2 family NAD-dependent protein deacylase encodes the protein MPSLDSACAGEPPLPDSLIAAAVAALSRADALLVTAGAGIGVDSGLPDFRGTDGFWRAYPALRHERFEFHEIASPHAFRARAPLAWGFYGHRLALYRATVPHAGFAILRRWIDAMPNGGFVLTSNVDGQFQKAGFDPARIVEIHGSIHAMQCLRSCTDDTWEAAPFVPDVDETTCRLVGEMPRCPRCGGLARPNILMFGDTGWLGARYDAQERALEAWLAGAGRVAVVEVGAGTAIPTVRLLSERLGADVIRINAREAHARRADVIGLKGGALATLTALERAWHGG
- a CDS encoding S53 family peptidase translates to MNNIRLSSMLIPALCASLLASSVAFADSGGPPSYVEGNRAPKGFARPPFHTKPRASTATVAGLTPALARHAYGFDAIANQGDGMVVAIVDAYDDPRIESDLGVFSNAFSLPPCTTANGCFTKVYASGSKPRGDAGWSLEMALDVEWVHAIAPKAKIVLVEAASASFNDLMAAVDVAVQRGASVVSMSFGGNEFSGESGFDGHFGAPGVTFVASSGDSGTGTEYPAASPYVVAVGGTTLSTDPYGNYVGETAWSGSGGGVSSGEAEPAGQSAWPIPVAGKRGVPDVSYDANPSSGFAVYDSVTYQRQAGWFQVGGTSAGAPQWSALVAIANSLRAAAGKARLSGTYDALYAAGKAAYGSNYHDVTTGTNGSCGAICTAAGGYDYVTGLGSPLAPSLVQALVARP
- a CDS encoding Rossmann-like and DUF2520 domain-containing protein; this encodes MPLPDTPRLGFIGAGRLARCVAQRFAQAGFPVVAIASRTPASAAALAARIDGCQAVDTPQQVADAADLIFLTVPDDHLASAAAALRFDASRAARQAVVHCSGASAVGLLDPAKRQGAATGGFHPLYLFGGTDADLARIDGCSVTIEADGALHATLMRLAAALGCHPLSIPAGGRMLYHAAAHYAASFALCGLAEAVELWRGLGFDEEAALRALLPMLAGTIETARDKGLANALSGPVSRGDTGIVERQLALLETLGGDHATLYALLTRRAVALAAQCATPPASLPALAEAVETSLARTAARPSPSRDEA
- the crcB gene encoding fluoride efflux transporter CrcB, with the protein product MFYSIVAIFVGAGLGALLRWFLSLALNEFFPAVPLGTLAANLIGGYVIGIAAVVFTTRVGLPPEWRLFVITGFLGGLTTFSTYSVEVMTHALQGEFGWAFAVAALHLTGSFALTALGMWTARAWLAAA
- a CDS encoding YggT family protein, coding for MFGEIARFLLNTIFTLFGAALILRVWMQAVRVPPYNPVTQAVLQATNWLVLPLRRVIAGVRGIDWASVVAALLTALVYVVLMVVMAGFDPLGLIPTLVVVALLTVVKWALNLVIWMTILMALLSWLNPRSPAMPILYQLTAPFLNPLRRVIPNLGGIDLSPILLFVIVQVLLMIVSRAAAALMLFSI
- a CDS encoding DUF190 domain-containing protein — translated: MDRIFLRFYVHEQHRLHWKPLWEWLLEEAKRMGVAGGSAFRAMAGFGQHRVLHEDRFFELQGALAIEVEFIVTEDEAQRLLARLSQEKVRVCYAMIPAQFGVIDTLGAPPAQGREGAS
- a CDS encoding DeoR/GlpR family DNA-binding transcription regulator produces the protein MLTTQRKKAILDALARDGQVLAVELSAQFGVSEDTVRRDLRELAAEGLLQRVHGGALPASPATAPFAQRQDLESAAKRRIARRAAEMIAPGQVAIVDGGTTSALLVSQLPADLRATIVTHSPSVAVALAAHPSIDVILIGGQLFKHSIVTVGAAAMEAIARVHADLYFMGVTGVHPVAGLSTGDFEEAAIKRALAERAAETVVLASSSKLNAASQFVIGELTLAQTIVVEDATDAALTKPIEAAGVTVVRA
- a CDS encoding enolase C-terminal domain-like protein, whose protein sequence is MRITDIRERTIPVSRYADPAIPSGGLTTSVVAVVTDVSRNGKPVAGYGYASVGRFAQGGLIRERFAPRLLAAADALADEAGTNLDPLRAWRAMMAGEKPGGHGERCVAIGTLDMAIWDAAAKIADLPLYRFLADRLGRKVAVSPHVRVYAGGGYRYPHDDLARLSDEMRRIADLGYTHAKIKIGGVDPDRDRARIEAAAAQLPSSRHLAVDAMNTYDARTSRAAVAMLAPLDLWWFEDICDPLDLPLQADVATRYAPPIAAGEALFSLAEAKLLDLHGGLRKDRDVLVFDPVHCYGLPGYLQIVDHFTTRGWPHDAFWPHGGHLFWLHVVAALGLGGAEINPFAFRPFRGLADGAMVAAGQASVPQAPGIGFELHRETWAAFRTAFGC